A window from Garra rufa chromosome 14, GarRuf1.0, whole genome shotgun sequence encodes these proteins:
- the tbx4 gene encoding T-box transcription factor TBX4 encodes MLQEKASAVADEGMTVAQSGGRPELASDSSHLGLPTTPSIPQNNEPDQNIENIKVVLHDRELWKKFHEAGTEMIITKAGRRMFPSYKVKVTGMNPKTKYILLTDIVPADDHRYKFCDNKWMVAGKAEPAMPGRLYVHPDSPATGAHWMRQLVSFQKLKLTNNHLDPFGHIILNSMHKYQPRLHIVKADENNAFGSKNTAYCTHVFHETAFISVTSYQNHKITQLKIENNPFAKGFRGSDEGDLRVSRLQGKDYPVISKNMVRQRLISSHGHLSGKLGAGVLSSHPQVLSHYQYDSGVPLPNSDSQEALSNSFPSSRESSLLYHCFKHRDNTRHLELGCKRPYLDTTASAVSDEHYFRSPPSYDPPLLSHPYCSEALGSREACMYGGMEGEAGGAVGADDLPAPSLNCNMWASVQPYPRYGMQTVEAMPYQPFPAHFNSTATAASVVPHNSPSMQRPHPAPPDIVTFTTQRVLPPTPSSASSSPSGPAPRDRAHSSLFHRKPGSPLRSQRDFTGYPTHSPTSTREPAYQYQTGLSSVGPHWTDS; translated from the exons ATGCTACAGGAGAAGGCCTCAGCTGTGGCTGATGAAGGTATGACTGTGGCCCAGTCGGGTGGGCGTCCTGAGCTTGCCAGTGATTCCTCACATTTGGGCCTGCCTACAACTCCCAGCATTCCCCAGAACAATGAGCCTGACCAG AACATTGAAAACATCAAAGTGGTTCTTCACGACAGGGAACTATGGAAGAAGTTCCACGAGGCTGGAACCGAGATGATCATCACCAAAGCAGGCAG GCGGATGTTTCCCAGCTACAAAGTTAAAGTCACAGGAATGAAtcccaagaccaaatacattctTTTAACTGACATTGTTCCAGCTGATGACCATCGGTACAAGTTTTGTGACAACAAGTG GATGGTGGCAGGAAAAGCAGAGCCTGCCATGCCTGGAAGACTCTACGTCCACCCAGACTCTCCTGCAACAGGGGCTCATTGGATGAGACAGCTGGTCTCCTTTCAAAAGCTGAAGCTCACAAACAACCACCTTGATCCATTTGGGCAT ATCATCTTAAACTCGATGCACAAATACCAGCCCAGGTTACACATTGTGAAAGCTGATGAGAACAATGCCTTTGGCTCTAAGAACACGGCCTACTGCACTCACGTCTTCCACGAGACAGCTTTCATCTCTGTGACATCCTATCAGAACCATAAG ATCACCCAGTTAAAAATCGAGAACAATCCTTTTGCCAAAGGTTTCCGGGGCAGCGACGAGGGCGATTTGCGTGTGTCCAGACTTCAAGG GAAAGATTACCCTGTGATTTCTAAAAACATGGTCCGGCAGCGGCTTATCTCATCACATGGCCATCTGTCAGGAAAACTGGGTGCAGGTGTGCTGAGTAGCCACCCGCAGGTGCTTTCTCACTATCAGTATGACAGTGGCGTCCCTCTACCGAACTCCGATTCCCAGGAAGCGCTCTCCAACTCTTTCCCATCTAGCCGGGAATCAAGCCTTCTTTACCACTGCTTCAAGCACAGAG ATAACACAAGGCATTTGGAGCTGGGATGCAAACGCCCCTATCTTGACACAACAGCCTCTGCCGTTTCAGATGAGCATTACTTCCGCTCCCCTCCTTCCTACGACCCACCCCTGCTGTCCCATCCATACTGCAGCGAGGCGTTGGGCTCTAGAGAGGCATGCATGTATGGAGGAATGGAGGGAGAGGCAGGGGGCGCAGTGGGTGCCGACGACCTCCCGGCCCCCTCCCTGAACTGCAATATGTGGGCGTCAGTGCAGCCGTATCCTCGTTACGGCATGCAAACTGTGGAGGCAATGCCATACCAGCCCTTTCCCGCCCACTTCAACAGCACAGCCACCGCTGCCTCTGTGGTTCCCCACAACTCACCGTCCATGCAGCGTCCACATCCAGCACCTCCCGACATAGTCACGTTTACCACACAGCGGGTGCTGCCACCCACGCCGTCTTCAGCATCCTCCTCCCCCTCCGGCCCTGCCCCCCGTGATAGAGCACATTCCTCACTGTTTCATAGGAAGCCTGGATCGCCGTTACGTTCACAAAGGGATTTCACAGGATATCCAACCCATAGCCCTACTTCAACACGAGAACCAGCCTATCAGTACCAAACGGGCCTCAGCAGTGTTGGGCCGCACTGGACTGACAGTTAA